The proteins below are encoded in one region of Natranaerobius trueperi:
- the pheT gene encoding phenylalanine--tRNA ligase subunit beta, with amino-acid sequence MKVSYNWLKEYLDFNISAQELADYLTNSGIEVEGIHSMHPGFENVVVGKVLEVNKHPQADKLSVTKVNVDKTQEPMSIVCGAPNVKKGQKVPVAKVGGKLPDGMKIKKAKLRGEKSFGMICSCEELGLLAPEKEEGIMVLAENAPVGEPLESYLGLDDEVLEFDLTPNRADCLGMLGVAREVAAVLDIPINVPKVTDFSQNKTLDNVNINIQDSDLCERYVGMLIENVNIGISPMWLQQRLRTYGIRPINNLVDITNYVMLEYGQPLHAFDYDLVSGDEIIVRRAKDEEEIVTLNEKTRKLTSNDLVIADKEKAIAVAGVMGGYATEVSEKSNRILLESAAFNNISVRRTANRLNLRSDASLRFEKGVDPNNTLNAAFRAVELIEQLGVGTVVVGAFDEYPKKREQVSIELRVERVRQLTGIDISKEEIRDLFRRLQFDITDEKEDSLNVTVPTRRNDITLEVDLIEEIARLYGYDKIPTTMPKGRITQGRKTHRQQVEDTVRETMLSSGLSEIISYTFISPEDYNKLNFSDESSARKSVPIANPLTKEQSIMRTTLLPSIMKILSHNFKHGEKDHHIFEIGKIYLPEKLPLDSLPNERNTLIFGGMGAIKSKSWLEQPQKIDFFYVKGMFELLLERLNIGFSDVSFKPEKHPSFHPTRTAGVYLDERKIGIMGEMHPAVVKENYDIDTQVVLAEIDLESIYSKASLVEKFTSLPKYPAVLRDIALLVPSEIPEEQVSQVIINVGEDLIEDINLFDLYQGERIPENMKSLAYSIKFRDPNTTLTDDRVDKVYEQIEEALKSEIGAEIRKA; translated from the coding sequence ATGAAAGTATCTTATAATTGGCTAAAAGAATACTTAGATTTTAATATATCTGCACAAGAATTAGCTGATTACTTAACTAATAGTGGTATAGAAGTAGAAGGAATTCATTCAATGCACCCGGGATTTGAAAATGTTGTAGTTGGTAAAGTTTTAGAAGTGAATAAACATCCTCAAGCTGACAAGCTAAGTGTAACCAAAGTTAACGTTGATAAAACACAAGAGCCAATGTCGATTGTTTGTGGAGCACCGAATGTAAAAAAAGGACAGAAAGTACCTGTTGCCAAGGTAGGAGGCAAATTACCTGATGGCATGAAAATCAAAAAGGCAAAGCTTAGAGGAGAAAAATCCTTTGGTATGATTTGTTCCTGTGAAGAGCTAGGTTTATTAGCACCTGAAAAAGAAGAAGGAATAATGGTTTTAGCTGAGAATGCGCCTGTCGGAGAACCGTTAGAATCTTACTTGGGATTAGATGACGAAGTTTTAGAATTTGATCTCACTCCAAACCGTGCTGATTGTCTTGGAATGCTAGGAGTAGCTCGTGAAGTTGCTGCTGTATTAGATATACCAATTAACGTACCTAAAGTAACAGATTTTTCACAGAATAAAACATTAGATAATGTAAACATAAATATACAAGATAGTGATTTATGTGAAAGATATGTTGGAATGTTAATTGAAAATGTAAATATAGGTATATCACCTATGTGGTTACAGCAACGACTTCGTACTTATGGAATTAGACCTATAAACAATCTAGTAGATATTACTAATTATGTAATGCTAGAGTATGGCCAGCCTCTTCATGCTTTTGATTATGATCTTGTATCAGGTGATGAGATAATTGTAAGACGAGCAAAAGATGAAGAGGAGATTGTTACATTAAATGAAAAAACTAGAAAACTTACCTCAAATGATCTAGTTATTGCTGATAAGGAAAAAGCTATAGCAGTTGCAGGTGTAATGGGTGGTTATGCTACCGAAGTATCAGAAAAGAGTAACCGAATTTTACTAGAATCAGCTGCATTTAATAATATTAGTGTTCGACGCACAGCTAATCGTTTAAACTTAAGGTCAGACGCGTCTTTAAGGTTTGAAAAAGGAGTCGATCCTAACAATACTCTAAATGCAGCTTTTAGAGCTGTAGAATTGATTGAACAACTTGGTGTTGGAACAGTAGTAGTTGGAGCTTTTGATGAGTACCCTAAAAAGCGAGAACAAGTTAGCATTGAACTTAGAGTTGAAAGAGTTAGACAATTAACAGGTATTGATATTTCAAAAGAAGAGATCAGAGACCTTTTTAGAAGATTACAATTTGATATCACAGATGAAAAAGAAGACTCTTTGAATGTAACTGTTCCTACTAGAAGAAATGATATTACTTTAGAAGTCGATCTAATAGAAGAAATAGCACGTTTATATGGGTATGATAAGATACCTACAACTATGCCTAAAGGAAGAATTACGCAAGGAAGGAAAACACATAGACAACAAGTTGAAGATACTGTTAGAGAAACCATGTTATCTTCAGGATTATCTGAGATAATTTCTTATACTTTTATTTCACCTGAAGATTACAATAAATTAAACTTCAGTGATGAAAGTTCAGCTAGAAAATCGGTACCTATAGCTAATCCATTAACAAAAGAACAAAGTATTATGAGAACTACATTATTACCATCAATTATGAAGATTTTATCTCATAACTTCAAGCATGGAGAAAAAGATCACCATATTTTTGAAATTGGAAAAATTTATTTACCTGAAAAACTACCTTTAGATAGTTTGCCAAATGAACGTAATACATTAATTTTTGGTGGTATGGGAGCAATTAAATCAAAAAGCTGGTTAGAACAACCACAAAAAATTGATTTCTTCTACGTTAAAGGCATGTTTGAATTACTTTTAGAGCGTTTGAATATAGGTTTTTCTGATGTTTCTTTTAAACCTGAAAAACATCCTTCATTTCATCCAACAAGGACTGCAGGTGTTTATTTAGATGAGAGAAAAATTGGTATAATGGGTGAAATGCACCCAGCAGTTGTTAAGGAAAACTATGATATCGATACTCAAGTAGTATTAGCTGAAATAGATTTAGAATCTATCTATTCTAAAGCTAGCTTGGTGGAGAAGTTCACATCATTACCTAAATACCCAGCTGTTTTGAGGGATATAGCACTGCTGGTTCCAAGTGAAATCCCAGAAGAACAAGTTTCTCAGGTGATAATTAATGTTGGTGAAGATTTAATAGAGGATATAAATTTATTTGATTTATATCAAGGAGAAAGAATTCCTGAAAACATGAAGAGTTTAGCTTACTCTATTAAGTTTAGAGATCCAAACACAACCCTAACTGATGACAGAGTAGATAAAGTTTATGAACAGATTGAAGAAGCATTAAAAAGTGAGATAGGTGCTGAAATACGAAAGGCATAA